GGATGGCACAGCGTTTGCTTGATCAGGACATGGTTCACCTTCCCAAACGGCGAACGGCCACCCTGCTGCTGGCGGCCTGCCTGCTGCTGGCCGAGTCGCCCTGGGCTACCAGCCTCCCCAACGCCCGCGGGGCGCTCGAGATCAAAGGCCAGCGGCGCCTTCCCTCGGTGGCCCGGGTTATGGCCAAACGACAAGCCGACGTCTCCCCCGCCCCACGGGCCGGCCTGGCGCCCGGCCGGCATCAAGTTGCAAGGCTCGACCGCTACGAACACCTGCTGCGCTACTACTCTTCGCTGGCCTGGGGTGATTCTGACCGCCGCATTTCCAGCAATTATCTCAGGGCCCTGGTTCTTACCGAGTCTGGTGGCCGCGCCGACGCAGTGTCGCCGGTGGGAGCCCGCGGGCTTACCCAGCTCATGCCGGCCACGGCGAGAGCCGCCGCGCGCCGACTTGCGGCCGACGGGCGCGATTACCTGTACGTGGACAAAGCTCAACTGCGCGGATTCGACGAATCGGATCTGTTTGCCCCCGCCATAAACCTGCTGTTGGCCAGCTACATCAACGCCATGCACGTGAACCGCTTCGAACAGCGTTACGACCTCCTGGCAGCGGCATGGAACGCCGGCCCTGGCGCCGTGCGCCGCTACGGCAACACCACGCCGCCCTATCGCGAAACCCGACAGCACGTCAGCCGGGTGCTGGGTTACATGCGCTGGTATGAGAGCAACGCCTGGGGCTGAGGCGCCTCAGACACTGGCCGATGAAGCTGCCAGCAAGGAACGGGTGGCAGCGACTACCTGCTCGACCGTTACTTCCGTTGTAACTTGAGGGGATTGGCGACTGGGCGCCAGACCGTCCACGTAGTGCTCCTCTCTCCTGAGTATCCTGTGGTCAACCAGCTCCAGCGGTGCGGCCGTGGTCAGCGGTTTGGGACCCGAAAATACCGCCGCTGGTACACCCTGCAGCCAGGCCATGTGCAAGGCCGCCGTATCGCTACCCACGTAGGCCCTGAACTGCCCCGTCAAGGCCACCAGCTCAGGCAGCGTGGTTGAGGGCGCCACGCTGCTGCCCGATCCGAGCGCGCCACGCAGCTCCTCTACCAGCTCCACTTCGTCGGGCCCCCACAGCAGCATCGCCCTTATGCCGGCGGCATCGAGCCGCTGCAGGTACTGCCTCCAACGCTCAAGCGGCCAGCG
Above is a genomic segment from Candidatus Binatota bacterium containing:
- a CDS encoding lipopolysaccharide heptosyltransferase family protein, with product RWPLERWRQYLQRLDAAGIRAMLLWGPDEVELVEELRGALGSGSSVAPSTTLPELVALTGQFRAYVGSDTAALHMAWLQGVPAAVFSGPKPLTTAAPLELVDHRILRREEHYVDGLAPSRQSPQVTTEVTVEQVVAATRSLLAASSASV